One genomic segment of Streptomyces sp. RKND-216 includes these proteins:
- a CDS encoding aldo/keto reductase has product MKYTQLGRTGLKVSRLVLGTMNFGPQTDEADSHAIMDAALDAGVNFFDTANVYGWGENKGRTEEILGSWLAQGGGRRDRTVLATKVYGNMGTDGAAWPNHDKLSAVNIRRAVEASLKRLRTDHIDLYQFHHVDRATPWEEIWQAVDVLVQQGKILYAGSSNHAGWHLARANETAARRGSLGLVSEQCLYNLAERRAEMEVIPAAQGYGLGVIPWSPLHGGLLGGAIRKAGEGGGARTASGRAADALANASSREQIQAYEDLLDKHGLEPGEAALAWLLTRPGVTGPIVGPRTAEQLASAVRAVDLELSDEVLSGLDAIFPGPGPSPEAFAW; this is encoded by the coding sequence ATGAAGTACACGCAGCTGGGACGCACCGGGCTCAAGGTCAGCCGACTCGTACTCGGCACGATGAACTTCGGCCCGCAGACCGACGAGGCCGACAGCCACGCCATCATGGACGCCGCGCTCGACGCGGGCGTCAACTTCTTCGACACCGCCAACGTCTATGGGTGGGGCGAGAACAAGGGCCGGACCGAGGAGATCCTGGGCAGTTGGCTCGCCCAGGGCGGCGGACGCCGCGACCGGACCGTGCTGGCCACCAAGGTCTACGGCAACATGGGCACGGACGGCGCGGCCTGGCCCAACCACGACAAGCTGTCCGCGGTGAACATCCGCCGCGCGGTCGAAGCGAGCCTCAAGCGGCTGCGGACCGACCACATCGACCTGTACCAGTTCCACCACGTCGACCGTGCGACGCCGTGGGAGGAGATCTGGCAGGCCGTCGACGTGCTGGTGCAGCAGGGCAAGATCCTCTACGCCGGCTCGTCCAACCACGCCGGCTGGCACCTCGCGCGGGCCAACGAGACCGCCGCCCGGCGCGGCAGCCTCGGGCTGGTCAGCGAGCAGTGCCTGTACAACCTCGCCGAACGGCGCGCCGAGATGGAGGTCATCCCGGCCGCGCAGGGCTACGGCCTCGGCGTCATCCCCTGGTCGCCGCTGCACGGCGGCCTCCTGGGCGGCGCGATCCGGAAGGCGGGGGAGGGCGGCGGCGCGCGGACGGCGTCCGGCCGTGCGGCCGACGCGCTGGCCAACGCGTCCTCCCGCGAGCAGATCCAGGCGTACGAGGACCTGCTCGACAAGCACGGCCTGGAGCCGGGCGAGGCGGCGCTCGCCTGGCTGCTGACCCGTCCCGGCGTCACGGGCCCGATCGTCGGCCCCCGCACCGCGGAACAGCTCGCCTCGGCCGTCCGCGCCGTGGACCTGGAGCTGAGCGACGAAGTACTGAGCGGCCTCGACGCGATCTTCCCCGGCCCGGGCCCCTCCCCGGAGGCCTTCGCCTGGTGA